The window TCCCTAAATTTGAAGCTCCATTTATTTTTGCTAACTTTAATGGAACACAACATGATGTGGATGTATTAACACACGAAGCAGGGCATGCATTCCAAGTTTATACATCAAGAAACTTACTTCCAAGCCAACGTTGGCCAGGATATGAAGGTTGTGAAATTCACTCAATGTCAATGGAATTCTTAGCATGGCCATGGATTCAAAAATTCTTCCAAGAAGATACTGAAAAATATAAATTTAGTCACTTATCAGGAGCAATTACTTTCTTACCATATGGTGCATTAGTTGATCACTTCCAACATGAAGTTTATGCTAATCCAAATATGACACCAGCAGAAAGAAAAGCCACTTGGAAAGCATTAGAAGCTAAATATCAACCATGGAAACAGTATGATGAGGAAGACCCAACAAGCGAAGGTTTATGGTGGTTCCGTCAACTTCATATCTTTGATTCACCATTCTATTATATTGACTACACATTAGCTCAAGTTATTGCATTTGACTTCTGGGGTAGAAATCAAGTAGATAGAAAATCAACTTGGGATAACTACTATGCATTATGCCAATTAGGTGGTTCAAAGAGTTTTGTAGGTTTATTAAATGCAACTAACTTACCAGTTCCATTCAAAGAAAATACAATCGCTCGTATCATGGCTCCACTAAAAGCATATTTAGATCAAGTGGATGATACTAAATTTTAATTGATTACTAAACATCTATCGTTATGATAGGTGTTTTTTATAGATTTTCATGTGATTATAAAGAAACCATATTAAGTTAAAACAATATTTTTAATTTCATGGTATACTTTATAAGGCAATTAGCGTATGAATTAATATTTAAGTGTCAAATAAGTAAGAAAAGAGATTTTATGAATACATTTAGTAATTTAGGTTTAAATGAAAAAATAGCAAAGTCAGTGGCATTTGTTGGTTATACTGAACCAACACCAATACAAGTTGAGGCAATTCCACATTTATTAGCAAAGAAAGATTTATTAGGAAGTGCCCAAACAGGAACAGGTAAAACTGCAGCTTTTGCGTTACCAATTTTACAACATATCTATGAATCTTTAGATTTTACAAAACCTCGTAAAATTGAGGCATTAATATTAGCCCCAACAAGAGAGTTAGCAACTCAAATTGGTGAAAACTTCACCAAATATTCGAAGTTTATTAATATCAAAAACACAATAATTTATGGCGGAGTTAGCCAAAAGAAACAAGAAGAAGCACTTAGAAAAGGTGTTGATATCTTAATTGCTACTCCGGGTCGATTAATGGATTTAATGGAACAAAAAATAGTTAAATTAGACCATGTGAAATATTTGGTTTTAGATGAAGCAGATCAAATGCTTGATATGGGGTTCATCAAAGACATCAAAAAAATTATTAGTCATATTCCAAAAGAAAGACAATCAATGTTGTTTTCTGCAACTATGCCAAAAGAAATTGAAAAATTAGCTACAGAAATGTTAGTTGATCCAGTAAGAATTGCGGTTGCACCTGTAACTCAAACATTAGATATTATTTCACAACGTGTATATCATGTTAAAAAGAAACAAAAGATAAATTTATTAGCACATTTACTTGAAACTGAAAATATGAAACGTGTCTTAATTTTCGTTAGAACAAAACGTAATGCAGACCGTTTAGTTAAAAATTTAGCTGAGTTGAACATTCATGCAGAGCCAATTCATGGTAATAAATCACAGGCTGCACGTGACAGAGCATTACTTAATTTTAAAACAGGAAAAACTAAAATCCTGGTTGCAACTGATGTTGCATCTCGTGGATTAGATATTAGTGGACTAGACTATGTTTTCAATTATGAACTTCCAGAAATTGAAGAAACATTTATTCATCGTATAGGTAGAACTGGTCGTGCTGGTAAAGCAGGTGAAGCAATTGCCTTTGTCAGTGATGAAGAAAAAGATTTATTAAAAGATATCGAAAAACATATCAATTTAAAACTTCAAGTATTCCCTCACCCATTCATGGATGAAAAAGAAAAAGAAGTTGTAAAAGATGTGAAAACAACAAAAGAAACAAAGAAGAATCCTTCAAATAAAAAGAACGACCAAAAGAAAAAGGTTGAAAAACAACCAGATTACCTAAGATTTAGAGGATATGATCCTAAAAAGAAAAAAAATTCAAAGAAAAAGTCGGATTCTTTTGAGCAATATAAGAAAAAGAAAAATCCTTATTATCAATCAAAGAGTAAATAAGGTATAGGTGGTAAAAATGATAAATGAACAATTAAAAATTGGTGATGTTATCGAAGTTGAAATTAAAAAAATTGGAATCAACGGTGAAGGTATCGGCTATTATCATAAATTAGCAGTATTTGTTGATAATGCATTACCAGGTGAAGTAGTTGATGTTAAGTTAACTGAACTTTATGAGACACGTGGTGTTGCTGAAATCATAAATATCAAAGTAAGTAGTCCAGACCGTTTAGAAGTGAAGTTCCCTTCATACGATGCATGTGGCGCTTACAGCATGCAACATTTAACTTATAAACGTGCACTTGCATTAAAAAGAGATATTTTAGTTAATGCACTGAATCGTTATGTGACATCAAAAATTAAATACGCAATGATTAAACCAACTATTGGTATGAGAGAACCATTGGGGTATCGTAATAAAGTTTCATTACCAGTTAGAAAAATAGACGGACATAACAAGTTTGGTTTATTTGCAAAAGGAAGCAATGAATTTATTCCTGTTAATGATACGCCGGTACAAAACCCAAGAATTAACGAAATGGTTCAAGCTTTAGAACTTATTATGGATGAAACAGGATTTGACGCTTATATTCAAAAAGATAAATCAGGTTTTGTAAAGTCAGTAGTCATTCGTCGTGGTCATTTCACAGGTGAAACTCAGGTATCTTTCCTACTCATGAAACATGATGAACGCATTGAGTTAGTTGCTGAGAAGTTAGTTCAAAAGTTCCCTGAAATTATGAGTGTTTATGAATTCTTAACAGATAATTATAAAGAACAAGTTTTCTTTTCAACAAATAGTCGCTTAGTCTACGGTAAACAAACAATTAACGAAAAAATAAATGGCCAAACTTTCTCATTATATCCAGAATCATTCTTCCAATTAAATACAGTGATGGCAGATAACTTCTATAATAAAATGAGAGAATTAGCAAACTTAAGTAAAGATGATATTGTCATTGATGCTTATGCAGGGATTGCCCCAGTGAGCCATTACATTGCTAAAGATTGTAAAAAGGTTTATGCAATCGAAATCGACCAACGCAGTGTTCAAAGTGCGATTTTATCTCTTAAACGAAATAACATAAAAAATGTGACTGTACTACAATCTGATTTTACAAAGGCGTTAAAAAACTTAGAAGAAAAATCAATTGATGCGATGTTCTTTGACCCACCTCGAACAGGTTTAGGATATGAAACAATCAAACAAGTCTTAAAATATAAACCTAAGAAGTTGATTTATGGATCATGTAATCCATCAACACTTGCTAAAGATTTAGAAATGTTATTAAAAGTGTATGATTTAAAAGAAATCGTGCCACTTGATATGTTCCCATATACACCGCTTGTTGAAAGTGTTTCATTACTAGTTTTAAAAGATGAGTAATTATTAAAGACTGAAAGAAATAATTTCAGTCTTTTTTTGTAAATAACTTTACATTAAAATTGATTACATATACAATAATTTTATGGAGAGATAATTAAGATAATCAAAACAAAATTAGAACAAATTCCGAGATACATAAGAATTATCATTGCCTTATCACTGGGTGTATTTTTATTTTTTATTGTTGATTTCTTTAATGGTAAGAATCTTTATCGCGGGAGTTTTGATTTAAATGAAGTTTTAACAATTGAAGAAAGTATTTCGAATCGAACAAAAACAGATGTTAATCAGTTAACACTCGTTGGTGAATTTATCATTAAGACAAATAAAGATGGTAAAATCACTAAATTTGAAATGAATGTTTATGATCGTTCTACAAGAAATTATTATGAAATTAAGATGAATGGATAAACTTTTAATTTTAAAAAGATAGAAAAGTTTTCAGGTAATTTATATAATACATACCTCCACGATGTTTTAAATACTTTCGCTTTAATAGATAGAAAAGATCGTGCTATTGAATTAATTTTTTCAGGAACAGTTGTTGATAACATTCATAAGTCAATCATGTATGATCAGTTTAGATACTCAAACGGAAAACTAGTTAAAGTAGAAGAAAAAGTAATAGGAAAATATATTAATTTTACTCTACTCGATAGAACAGATAATTCATACAATATTTCAGCTTCTGAATTATATTATATTAAGGCATAAAAAAATCCACTTTAAAAGTGGATTATTTTATTTTGATTCAGCAACCACAGTAAAACGTTGATTTAAGTGTTTTGGATGCTCAATCTCATCAAGTAGCGCAATCGCATAGTCAAGATAACTAACATAACTTTCTCCCTTAGCATTCAATATTAATTCATCTTTTCCTATGACATATTTACCAGTTTTTGGGCCATGATAATCAAATATCATAGCAGGAGATATAAATGTCCAATTAAGGTTAGAAGAACTTTCTAAGTCCAATAAATTCTTTAGTTGTCCATTGGCAATTGGATGAACAAATTCCGGAAGTGTCTCTACCACTCTTTTTTGATGCAATTTATCTGTAAATAAGCTTCCAGCACCACCTACAACAATTAAACGGGTTTTGGTGTGTGCTAATGCATTAATCAGTAATCTACCTAATTTGATATGATTTGATTCAGTATCTTTATCTAGTGGAGCGCCATATGCATTGACTAAAACATCTAAGTCTATAAAGTCCGCTTTAGTTAAGCTGAAGGCATCTTTTTCAATAACTTTTACTTTATCAGTTTTTAATTTAGATTTATTTCTTACAATCGCAGTAACTTCATGCCCTCTAGCAAGTGCTTCATTTAAAATTAACTCGCCAGCTTTACCGGTTGCACAAATAATTCCTATTTTCATTAATAATTCCTCCTTATTGCTTAATTCAAGTTTATCATATTTTTTTATTGAAATTGATTTTTAGAATTATGCTAAAAAGTTTAAACAAGGTATTGACAGTGTGAAAATCTTGACTATAATAATAATTGAAATAGCACTCTAGATTAAAGAGTGCCAATAACTGAATGGAGGTGTAATTATGTTAAAACCATTGAACGAATATGTGGTTTTATCGTTCGAAAAGGTTGAGTCAAAGACTGAGTCAGGCATTATCCTTTCAACTTCTGAAAAGGATAAACCTTCAATTGGTAATGTCGTTGCACTTGGTCCTAAAGTGAAAGATATCAAAGTAGGCGATAAAGTTGTATACCAAACATATTCAGGAACAAAAGTGAAATTTGATGAAAAGGAATATTTAATCATCAAAGAAGAAAATATATTAGCCATATATGAATAAAATTTAGTTAATTTAGTTTGAGGAGTGATAATGATGAGTAAAGAAATCAAGTATGGCTCAGTAGCTAAAGATGCTATCTTAAACGGTGTGAACAAATTAGCAGATACCGTCAAAATTACATTAGGTCCTAAAGGTAGAAATGTAATCTTAGAAAAATCATATGGATCACCACTGATTACAAATGATGGTGTATCTATTGCAAAAGAAATTGAATTGCAAGACGCTTATGAAAATATGGGGGCAAAATTAGTTTATGAAGTAGCTAATAGAACAAATGATGAAGCAGGAGATGGAACGACAACAGCAACTGTCCTTGCACAATCTATTATTCAAAAAGGCTTTAAAGCAATTGAACATGGTGCTAATCCAATTTTAGTACGCGAAGGTATGTTAAAAGCTGGAAAAGTTATTGCTGATAAATTATTAGAAAAATCAAGAATGATCAATTCTAAAGAAGATATACAAAGTGTTGCAAGTATCTCTGCTGGTGATAAAGAAATTGGTTCAATCATCGCAGAAGCAATGGAAAAAGTAACTAAAAATGGTATTATCACAGTTGATGAATCTAAAGGATTTGAAACTGAATTAGAAGTTGTTGAAGGTTTACAATATGATAAAGGATATATTTCGCCATATTTTGTTAACAACAGAGAAACTATGGCGATTGAGTTTGAAGATCCATACGTACTGGTTACAGATCAAAAAATTAAAACAATCCAAGAAATCTTACCAATTCTAGAACAAGTTATTAAAACAAACAAACCATTATTAATGATTGCAGAAGAGATTGAAAATGAAGTTACATCAACTTTAATTGTCAATAAACTTCGTGGAACATTTAATGTAGTGGCAACTAAAGCTCCTGGATTTGGTGACAATCAAAAAGAATTACTACAAGATATTGCAATATTAACTGGTGCAACATTCTATACAAAAGACTTAGATATGAAACTTAATGAAATGCGTTTAGAAGATTTAGGTAAAGTTTCTAAAGCAGTTATTAAGAAAGATACAACAACATTAATTGGTGGAAAAGGTCATAAAGATTCAATTGATAGAAGAATTGATGAAATTATGAACCAAGTTCAACAAGCAACATCTGAATATGACAAGAAGAAATACCAAGAACGTTTAGCTAAGCTTGTTGGTGGGGTTGCAATCATTAAAGTTGGTGCAGCAACAGAATCTGAATTAAAGGAAAAGAAATTAAGAATTGAAGATGCATTAAATGCTACAAAAGCAGCAGTTGCTGAAGGTATTGTTATTGGTGGCGGTGCCGTATTAGTTGAAATCTATGAAGCATTAAACCATAACTTCACTGATGAAAATCCAGATGTAAATAAAGGTATTCGAGCTGTTTTAGACTCATTATTAGTTCCTACTTATCAAATTGCTGAAAATGCTGGATTTGATGGTCAAACAATCGTAGAAATGCAAAGAAAACAACCATTAAATCATGGTTTTGATGCAAAAGAAGGTAAATGGGTAGATTTATTAAAGCATGGA of the Acholeplasma hippikon genome contains:
- a CDS encoding DEAD/DEAH box helicase; amino-acid sequence: MNTFSNLGLNEKIAKSVAFVGYTEPTPIQVEAIPHLLAKKDLLGSAQTGTGKTAAFALPILQHIYESLDFTKPRKIEALILAPTRELATQIGENFTKYSKFINIKNTIIYGGVSQKKQEEALRKGVDILIATPGRLMDLMEQKIVKLDHVKYLVLDEADQMLDMGFIKDIKKIISHIPKERQSMLFSATMPKEIEKLATEMLVDPVRIAVAPVTQTLDIISQRVYHVKKKQKINLLAHLLETENMKRVLIFVRTKRNADRLVKNLAELNIHAEPIHGNKSQAARDRALLNFKTGKTKILVATDVASRGLDISGLDYVFNYELPEIEETFIHRIGRTGRAGKAGEAIAFVSDEEKDLLKDIEKHINLKLQVFPHPFMDEKEKEVVKDVKTTKETKKNPSNKKNDQKKKVEKQPDYLRFRGYDPKKKKNSKKKSDSFEQYKKKKNPYYQSKSK
- the rlmD gene encoding 23S rRNA (uracil(1939)-C(5))-methyltransferase RlmD; translated protein: MINEQLKIGDVIEVEIKKIGINGEGIGYYHKLAVFVDNALPGEVVDVKLTELYETRGVAEIINIKVSSPDRLEVKFPSYDACGAYSMQHLTYKRALALKRDILVNALNRYVTSKIKYAMIKPTIGMREPLGYRNKVSLPVRKIDGHNKFGLFAKGSNEFIPVNDTPVQNPRINEMVQALELIMDETGFDAYIQKDKSGFVKSVVIRRGHFTGETQVSFLLMKHDERIELVAEKLVQKFPEIMSVYEFLTDNYKEQVFFSTNSRLVYGKQTINEKINGQTFSLYPESFFQLNTVMADNFYNKMRELANLSKDDIVIDAYAGIAPVSHYIAKDCKKVYAIEIDQRSVQSAILSLKRNNIKNVTVLQSDFTKALKNLEEKSIDAMFFDPPRTGLGYETIKQVLKYKPKKLIYGSCNPSTLAKDLEMLLKVYDLKEIVPLDMFPYTPLVESVSLLVLKDE
- a CDS encoding NAD(P)-dependent oxidoreductase — translated: MKIGIICATGKAGELILNEALARGHEVTAIVRNKSKLKTDKVKVIEKDAFSLTKADFIDLDVLVNAYGAPLDKDTESNHIKLGRLLINALAHTKTRLIVVGGAGSLFTDKLHQKRVVETLPEFVHPIANGQLKNLLDLESSSNLNWTFISPAMIFDYHGPKTGKYVIGKDELILNAKGESYVSYLDYAIALLDEIEHPKHLNQRFTVVAESK
- a CDS encoding GroES family chaperonin, with translation MLKPLNEYVVLSFEKVESKTESGIILSTSEKDKPSIGNVVALGPKVKDIKVGDKVVYQTYSGTKVKFDEKEYLIIKEENILAIYE
- the groL gene encoding chaperonin GroEL (60 kDa chaperone family; promotes refolding of misfolded polypeptides especially under stressful conditions; forms two stacked rings of heptamers to form a barrel-shaped 14mer; ends can be capped by GroES; misfolded proteins enter the barrel where they are refolded when GroES binds); this translates as MSKEIKYGSVAKDAILNGVNKLADTVKITLGPKGRNVILEKSYGSPLITNDGVSIAKEIELQDAYENMGAKLVYEVANRTNDEAGDGTTTATVLAQSIIQKGFKAIEHGANPILVREGMLKAGKVIADKLLEKSRMINSKEDIQSVASISAGDKEIGSIIAEAMEKVTKNGIITVDESKGFETELEVVEGLQYDKGYISPYFVNNRETMAIEFEDPYVLVTDQKIKTIQEILPILEQVIKTNKPLLMIAEEIENEVTSTLIVNKLRGTFNVVATKAPGFGDNQKELLQDIAILTGATFYTKDLDMKLNEMRLEDLGKVSKAVIKKDTTTLIGGKGHKDSIDRRIDEIMNQVQQATSEYDKKKYQERLAKLVGGVAIIKVGAATESELKEKKLRIEDALNATKAAVAEGIVIGGGAVLVEIYEALNHNFTDENPDVNKGIRAVLDSLLVPTYQIAENAGFDGQTIVEMQRKQPLNHGFDAKEGKWVDLLKHGIIDPTRVTRNAILNASSIASLLITSEAAVVEVKEPKTQMPTMDY